In a single window of the Streptomyces sp. NBC_00353 genome:
- a CDS encoding DJ-1/PfpI family protein, with translation MAPKVLIVTGDAAESLEVLYPYQRLREEGYDVHIAAPARKTLRFVIHDFEPGFDTYTEKPGYTWPADLAFSEVDAGDYVAVVIPGGRAPEYLRNDAELRKILKAFFDTDKPVAQICHGPLLTAAIGELGGRRVTAYPALELDMQAAGASFEDHEAVVDGTLISSRAWPDHSAWMREFLKVLRTTAPAF, from the coding sequence ATGGCACCGAAGGTCCTGATCGTCACCGGCGACGCCGCCGAGTCCCTGGAGGTCCTCTACCCCTACCAGCGGCTGCGCGAGGAGGGGTACGACGTCCATATCGCGGCCCCCGCCCGCAAGACGCTCCGCTTCGTGATCCACGACTTCGAGCCCGGCTTCGACACGTACACCGAGAAGCCCGGCTACACCTGGCCGGCCGACCTGGCGTTCTCCGAGGTGGACGCCGGTGACTACGTCGCCGTGGTCATCCCCGGCGGACGCGCCCCCGAGTACCTGCGCAACGACGCCGAGCTCCGCAAGATCCTCAAGGCCTTCTTCGACACGGACAAGCCGGTGGCCCAGATCTGCCACGGCCCCCTGCTGACGGCGGCGATCGGCGAGCTGGGCGGCCGCCGCGTCACGGCCTACCCCGCGCTGGAACTCGACATGCAGGCGGCGGGCGCCAGCTTCGAGGACCACGAAGCGGTCGTCGACGGCACCCTGATCTCGTCCCGCGCCTGGCCGGACCACTCGGCCTGGATGCGCGAATTCCTGAAGGTCCTGCGCACCACGGCCCCGGCGTTCTAA